The Saccharothrix variisporea genome has a segment encoding these proteins:
- a CDS encoding GGDEF domain-containing protein produces the protein MIGTRRFGITAALVLATAAAASLAASADVVTGDAAVALDDLAQLATGLFATGTCWWSATRTSGPDRVWRVLMGLGMFGWSIGQSLWTWYQLVEERAVPSPSPADAGYLSIVPFAFAALLVIGSHRRSGTPDALLDHRSRYARLVLLLDGVIVVGSLFALTWTTSLGGLVDAGNPSTPAFLVAIAYPLTDLVLLVIVVVLAADRKVVLKPQLHLLGLGLVGLAASDAAFAYLVSVQAPEVPPLANAGFVVGPALIALAALVPPMPHAAPQHIARFWQWAYLLMPYLPLLVCSAIVLRRTVIGDLAPADAVEIGCGFTVFVAVMLRQLTTIVENTRLAAMLRESERDLAHEAHHDALTGLANRALFERRLDEAMAAHHEGVPFGLLFVDLDDFKAVNDVSGHAHGDAVLERVAQKLRQCVRDTDVVARLGGDEFGVLVTGVEEPEKVAFRILDAVGEEISASVGVVICANPDPEETAQSVLKRADKAMYEAKRDGGRGLVIHP, from the coding sequence GTGATCGGGACACGGCGGTTCGGCATCACGGCGGCGTTGGTGCTCGCCACGGCCGCCGCCGCGTCGCTGGCCGCCAGCGCCGACGTGGTCACCGGTGACGCCGCCGTCGCCCTCGACGACCTCGCCCAGCTCGCCACCGGCCTGTTCGCGACCGGAACCTGCTGGTGGTCGGCCACGCGGACCTCCGGCCCGGACCGGGTGTGGCGGGTCCTGATGGGCCTGGGCATGTTCGGCTGGTCGATCGGCCAGTCGCTGTGGACCTGGTACCAGCTCGTCGAAGAACGCGCGGTCCCCTCACCTTCCCCCGCCGACGCCGGCTACCTCAGCATCGTGCCGTTCGCGTTCGCCGCGCTGCTGGTCATCGGCAGCCACCGCCGCTCCGGCACCCCGGACGCCCTGCTGGACCACCGGTCCCGCTACGCCCGCCTGGTCCTGCTGCTGGACGGCGTGATCGTGGTCGGCTCGCTGTTCGCCCTGACCTGGACGACCTCCCTGGGCGGCCTGGTGGACGCGGGCAACCCGAGCACGCCCGCGTTCCTGGTCGCCATCGCCTACCCGCTGACCGACCTGGTGCTGCTGGTGATCGTGGTGGTGCTGGCGGCGGACCGGAAGGTCGTGCTCAAGCCGCAACTGCACCTGCTGGGCCTGGGCCTGGTCGGGCTGGCCGCGTCGGACGCCGCGTTCGCCTACCTGGTCAGCGTCCAGGCGCCGGAGGTGCCGCCGCTGGCCAACGCGGGGTTCGTCGTCGGCCCCGCCCTGATCGCGCTGGCCGCGCTGGTCCCGCCGATGCCGCACGCCGCGCCCCAGCACATCGCGCGCTTCTGGCAGTGGGCGTACCTGCTGATGCCGTACCTGCCGCTTCTCGTGTGCAGCGCGATCGTGCTGCGCCGCACCGTGATCGGCGACCTGGCCCCGGCCGACGCGGTGGAGATCGGGTGCGGTTTCACCGTGTTCGTCGCCGTCATGCTGCGCCAGCTGACGACCATCGTGGAGAACACGCGGCTGGCCGCGATGCTGCGGGAGTCCGAACGGGACTTGGCGCACGAGGCCCACCACGACGCCCTGACCGGCCTGGCCAACCGGGCGCTGTTCGAGCGCCGGCTGGACGAGGCGATGGCCGCGCACCACGAGGGTGTCCCGTTCGGACTGTTGTTCGTGGACCTGGACGACTTCAAGGCCGTCAACGACGTCTCCGGGCACGCCCACGGCGACGCCGTCCTGGAACGGGTGGCGCAGAAGCTGCGGCAGTGCGTGCGGGACACCGACGTCGTGGCCCGGCTGGGCGGTGACGAGTTCGGCGTCCTGGTGACCGGGGTGGAGGAGCCGGAGAAGGTCGCCTTCCGCATCCTCGACGCGGTCGGCGAGGAGATCAGCGCCAGCGTGGGCGTGGTGATCTGCGCGAACCCCGACCCCGAGGAGACCGCCCAGTCCGTGCTCAAACGCGCCGACAAGGCCATGTACGAAGCCAAGCGCGACGGCGGCCGGGGCCTGGTCATCCACCCGTGA
- a CDS encoding alpha/beta hydrolase family protein produces MIPAVALLLTAATPTALAADNPYERGPAPTTASIEASRGPFATASTTVSSLVSGFGGGTIYYPTSTAEGTFGAVAISPGYTGTQSSIAWLGPRIASQGFVVITIDTNTIYDQPDSRASQLLAALDYLTQSSSVRTRIDATRLGVMGHSMGGGGTLRAAESRPALQAAIPLTAWHTDKSWGGVRVPTLVIGAENDSIAPVATHSELFYSSLPSTLDKAYLELNAADHFAPNSSNTTIAKYSISWLKRFIDNDTRYEQFLCPPPSRSLLIEEYRDTCPHS; encoded by the coding sequence CTGATCCCCGCGGTCGCCCTGCTCCTGACCGCGGCGACCCCCACCGCCCTGGCCGCCGACAACCCCTACGAACGGGGCCCGGCGCCCACCACCGCGAGCATCGAGGCCTCCCGGGGCCCGTTCGCCACCGCGTCGACCACCGTGTCGTCCCTGGTGAGCGGCTTCGGCGGCGGCACCATCTACTACCCGACGAGCACCGCCGAGGGCACCTTCGGCGCGGTGGCGATCTCGCCCGGGTACACCGGGACGCAGTCGAGCATCGCCTGGCTGGGCCCGCGCATCGCGTCCCAGGGCTTCGTGGTGATCACCATCGACACCAACACCATCTACGACCAGCCCGACAGCCGGGCGTCCCAACTCCTGGCCGCGCTGGACTACCTCACCCAGAGCAGCTCGGTGCGAACCAGGATCGACGCCACCCGGCTGGGCGTCATGGGGCACTCGATGGGCGGCGGCGGTACCCTGCGCGCCGCCGAGTCCCGGCCCGCCCTCCAGGCGGCGATCCCGCTGACGGCGTGGCACACCGACAAGAGCTGGGGCGGCGTCCGCGTGCCGACCCTGGTGATCGGGGCGGAGAACGACTCCATCGCCCCGGTGGCCACGCACTCGGAGCTGTTCTACTCCAGCCTGCCGTCCACGCTGGACAAGGCGTACCTGGAGCTCAACGCCGCCGACCACTTCGCGCCCAACAGCTCCAACACCACGATCGCGAAGTACAGCATCTCCTGGCTCAAGCGGTTCATCGACAACGACACCCGCTACGAGCAGTTCCTCTGCCCGCCCCCGAGCCGCAGCCTGCTGATCGAGGAGTACCGGGACACCTGCCCGCACTCCTGA
- a CDS encoding helix-turn-helix transcriptional regulator, producing the protein MLHGRDRQRVAVDAVLDRARAGRGGVLVLRGEPGSGKSSLLAYAADRYSAVLCVDDAHQLDVTDLVVLAREVADTRAAVLIATEGPPHGLPSVTLDPLDRAASLRVLHDRRPGLPAELAADLVDLACGNPLALVELAAALTSAELGGTAPAPTTLPSDSSLRTRLRARLDALSPAAVRAVAMAAVDDEVDADALLALGVDPRAVEEAGALLDQRRLIRSTLRTELSPTARHAAHAALADVLPAGPRRTWHRAAATPPAADRTPEDFAEQLFEAAQKARLRGDHVSAARDYGRAAALTGDPGLKAHRLVSAAADHWAMGAAHRSRAVLRVAERLTDDPDLRALTDLVRGGIELGDGLPDVAARRLVRAAEGLVGTRRALAIAALGFAGEAASIAGDHQRHAAIAEFAEAVRQPDEPPATRITLDHLVGMSATFAGRHDKALPHLRSVVELADRVPHPQTGIWGAQAAYVLGDAARAHELATGAVTAARESGLTALVSWALVYRALSALLLDQHAVALSAATEGAHAATALGQHNAVVDHLTILALLAAFRGDTDTALHNIDSANEQIVRRGLGRSGTFGAWAFACVDLVLDRPADALDRLRLKAAGVHAGIRVMAAPQVVEAAVGCGQPSTGDRALQRFEKWAGATRCMARMALSHRCHGLLTEGPQSDEHFREAIRLHRESGTAMELARTELLYGHRLRRDRKPRAARELLRDAVKIFQSYEADHWADRARAELRAAGETTAPVGQPADLTPQQARIARLVAEGATNREIAARLFLSHRTVEHHLRNMFTRLGVRSRVELTRMIG; encoded by the coding sequence GTGCTGCACGGACGCGATCGGCAGCGCGTCGCCGTCGACGCGGTGCTCGACCGTGCCCGCGCCGGCCGGGGCGGCGTGCTGGTGCTGCGCGGCGAGCCCGGGTCGGGCAAGTCGTCACTGCTGGCGTACGCCGCCGACCGGTACTCCGCCGTGCTGTGCGTGGACGACGCGCACCAGCTGGACGTGACCGACCTGGTGGTCCTCGCGCGCGAGGTGGCGGACACGCGGGCGGCGGTGCTCATCGCCACCGAGGGGCCGCCGCACGGGCTGCCGAGCGTGACCCTGGACCCGCTGGACCGCGCCGCGAGCCTGCGCGTGCTGCACGACCGGCGGCCGGGGCTGCCCGCCGAACTGGCCGCGGACCTGGTGGACCTGGCGTGCGGCAACCCGCTGGCGCTGGTCGAACTGGCGGCGGCGCTGACCTCGGCCGAACTGGGCGGCACCGCGCCCGCGCCGACGACCCTGCCCTCGGACAGCTCGCTGCGCACCCGGCTGCGGGCGAGGTTGGACGCGCTGTCGCCGGCGGCCGTGCGGGCGGTCGCGATGGCGGCGGTGGACGACGAGGTGGACGCCGACGCCCTGCTGGCCCTGGGGGTGGACCCGCGCGCGGTCGAGGAGGCGGGCGCCCTGCTGGACCAGCGGCGGCTCATCCGCTCCACGCTGCGCACGGAGCTGTCCCCGACGGCCCGGCACGCGGCTCACGCGGCGTTGGCCGACGTGCTGCCCGCCGGTCCGCGCCGCACCTGGCACCGGGCCGCCGCCACGCCGCCTGCCGCCGACCGCACCCCCGAGGACTTCGCCGAGCAGCTGTTCGAGGCCGCGCAGAAGGCCCGGCTGCGTGGCGACCACGTGTCCGCCGCCCGCGACTACGGCCGCGCCGCCGCCCTCACCGGCGATCCCGGCCTCAAGGCGCACCGGCTGGTGTCCGCCGCCGCCGACCACTGGGCGATGGGCGCGGCACACCGGTCCCGCGCCGTCCTGCGGGTGGCCGAGCGGCTGACCGACGACCCCGACCTGCGCGCCCTCACCGACCTGGTGCGCGGCGGCATCGAGCTGGGTGACGGGCTGCCCGACGTCGCCGCCCGCCGGCTCGTGCGCGCCGCCGAAGGCCTGGTCGGCACCCGGCGCGCGCTCGCCATCGCCGCCCTCGGGTTCGCCGGCGAGGCCGCCAGCATCGCGGGCGACCACCAGCGGCACGCGGCCATCGCCGAGTTCGCCGAGGCCGTCCGCCAGCCCGACGAGCCGCCCGCCACCCGCATCACCCTGGACCACCTGGTCGGCATGTCGGCCACCTTCGCGGGCCGGCACGACAAGGCCCTGCCGCACCTGCGGTCCGTGGTCGAGCTGGCCGACCGGGTGCCGCACCCTCAGACCGGGATCTGGGGCGCCCAAGCCGCCTACGTCCTCGGCGACGCCGCCCGCGCGCACGAACTGGCCACCGGCGCGGTCACCGCCGCCCGCGAGTCCGGGCTCACCGCGCTGGTGTCGTGGGCGCTGGTGTACCGGGCGTTGTCGGCGCTGCTGCTCGACCAGCACGCCGTCGCGCTGTCCGCCGCCACCGAGGGCGCGCACGCCGCCACCGCGCTGGGCCAGCACAACGCGGTGGTGGACCACCTGACGATCCTGGCCCTGCTGGCGGCCTTCCGCGGCGACACCGACACCGCCCTGCACAACATCGACTCCGCCAACGAGCAGATCGTCCGCCGGGGACTGGGCCGCTCCGGCACGTTCGGCGCGTGGGCGTTCGCGTGCGTGGACCTCGTCCTCGACCGCCCGGCCGACGCCCTGGACCGGTTGCGGCTCAAGGCCGCCGGCGTCCACGCGGGCATCCGGGTGATGGCCGCGCCGCAGGTCGTGGAGGCCGCCGTGGGGTGCGGTCAACCGTCCACGGGGGACCGGGCGTTGCAGCGCTTCGAGAAGTGGGCCGGCGCCACCCGGTGCATGGCGCGCATGGCGCTGTCCCACCGCTGCCACGGCCTGCTGACCGAGGGGCCGCAGTCCGACGAGCACTTCCGCGAGGCCATCCGCCTGCACCGGGAGAGCGGCACCGCGATGGAGCTGGCCCGCACCGAACTGCTGTACGGGCACCGCCTGCGCCGCGACCGCAAACCCCGTGCCGCGCGGGAACTCCTGCGCGACGCGGTGAAGATCTTCCAGTCCTACGAGGCCGACCACTGGGCCGACCGGGCGCGTGCCGAGCTGCGCGCCGCCGGCGAGACGACCGCGCCGGTCGGGCAGCCCGCCGACCTCACCCCGCAGCAGGCGCGCATCGCCCGGCTGGTCGCCGAGGGCGCGACCAACCGGGAGATCGCCGCCCGCCTGTTCCTCAGCCACCGCACGGTGGAACACCACCTGCGCAACATGTTCACCCGGCTGGGTGTGCGGTCGCGGGTGGAGCTGACCCGGATGATCGGATAA
- a CDS encoding MarR family winged helix-turn-helix transcriptional regulator: protein MAEQHARVAAQDVRTAAQDVPAAEEVVTELDYERFARHHIAGIGGDADAFGVSYNVLHLAYKLITDYEALVHREQGWTMPGFRLMFKLWILGPTQPARLADLSGTTRSAMSNLINTLEKAGLVERSRDGQDRRVVFVALTEEGRRAVSTVFPTQNAREARWFEVLDAGEKAQLVELLRRVVAAGPA, encoded by the coding sequence GTGGCAGAGCAGCACGCGCGGGTGGCAGCGCAGGACGTGCGAACGGCGGCGCAGGACGTGCCCGCCGCGGAAGAAGTGGTGACGGAGCTGGACTACGAGCGGTTCGCGCGGCACCACATCGCCGGGATCGGCGGCGACGCGGACGCCTTCGGGGTCTCGTACAACGTGCTCCACCTGGCCTACAAGCTGATCACCGACTACGAGGCCCTGGTCCACCGGGAGCAGGGGTGGACCATGCCGGGCTTCCGGCTGATGTTCAAGCTGTGGATCCTCGGCCCGACCCAGCCGGCGCGGTTGGCGGACCTGTCGGGCACGACGCGGTCGGCCATGTCGAACCTGATCAACACGCTGGAGAAGGCGGGGTTGGTCGAGCGGTCGCGGGACGGGCAGGACCGGCGGGTCGTGTTCGTGGCGTTGACGGAGGAGGGGCGGCGGGCGGTGTCGACCGTGTTCCCGACGCAGAACGCCCGCGAAGCGCGGTGGTTCGAGGTGCTGGACGCGGGGGAGAAGGCGCAGCTGGTGGAGTTGCTCCGCCGCGTGGTCGCCGCCGGCCCGGCCTGA
- a CDS encoding zinc-binding dehydrogenase, whose amino-acid sequence MKSRGAVLTEVGGPLSIVDLELDPPGPGELLVRVRATGLCHSDLSVIDGSRIRPLPMVLGHEAAGEVVETGPGAEFAAGDHVVLSFVPACGACRRCVSGRQALCEPGAAANREGTLLGGARRWRLPDGTRPNHHLGVSGFAEYTVVSEKSATRVDPDLPLDIAALFGCAVLTGTGAAFYSAQVVPGDRVAVFGLGGVGLAAVLGAVAAGASQVVAVDVVEHKRTLARTLGATHDAAGGPDAVTAVRDLTGGGADKVIDTTGVAAVLEQAYLATAAGGTTVTVGLPHPDRTVTLPALSLVAEERTLKGSYLGSCVPRRDVPRFVDLYRAGKLPVDGLLSGRLALDEVNAGFTRLAAGEAVRQVVVL is encoded by the coding sequence GTGAAGTCCCGGGGCGCGGTGCTGACCGAGGTCGGCGGTCCGCTGTCGATCGTGGACTTGGAGCTGGACCCGCCGGGGCCGGGCGAGCTGCTGGTGCGCGTGCGCGCGACCGGGCTGTGCCACTCGGACCTGTCGGTGATCGACGGGTCCCGCATCCGGCCGTTGCCGATGGTGCTGGGCCACGAGGCCGCGGGCGAGGTCGTGGAGACCGGGCCGGGCGCGGAGTTCGCGGCCGGGGACCACGTGGTGCTGTCGTTCGTGCCCGCGTGCGGCGCGTGCCGGCGGTGCGTGTCCGGGCGGCAGGCGCTGTGCGAGCCGGGCGCGGCGGCCAACCGGGAGGGCACGTTGCTCGGCGGCGCACGGCGGTGGCGGCTGCCCGACGGGACCCGGCCCAACCACCACCTGGGCGTGTCCGGGTTCGCCGAGTACACGGTGGTGTCGGAGAAGTCCGCGACCCGCGTGGACCCCGACCTGCCGTTGGACATCGCCGCGTTGTTCGGGTGCGCGGTGCTCACCGGCACGGGTGCGGCGTTCTACAGCGCGCAGGTCGTGCCGGGGGACCGGGTCGCGGTGTTCGGGCTGGGCGGGGTCGGGCTGGCGGCCGTGCTCGGCGCGGTCGCGGCCGGTGCGTCCCAGGTCGTCGCCGTGGACGTGGTGGAGCACAAGCGGACCCTGGCCCGGACGCTGGGCGCGACGCACGACGCGGCGGGCGGGCCGGACGCCGTGACGGCCGTGCGGGACCTGACCGGCGGCGGCGCGGACAAGGTCATCGACACCACCGGCGTGGCGGCGGTGCTCGAGCAGGCGTACCTGGCCACGGCGGCGGGCGGGACCACGGTGACGGTCGGGCTGCCGCACCCGGACCGGACCGTGACGCTGCCCGCGCTGAGCCTGGTCGCCGAGGAGCGGACCTTGAAGGGCAGTTACCTGGGTTCGTGCGTGCCGCGCCGGGACGTGCCGCGGTTCGTCGACCTGTACCGGGCGGGGAAGCTGCCCGTCGACGGCCTGCTGTCCGGGCGGCTCGCACTGGACGAGGTCAACGCCGGCTTCACCCGTTTGGCGGCAGGGGAAGCCGTCCGGCAGGTCGTCGTCCTGTGA
- a CDS encoding family 2B encapsulin nanocompartment shell protein has protein sequence MTVTDSDVDIEQPRLSLGTAAARNLATTTKSVPQMQGITSRWLLKVLPWVQAHGGAYRVNRRLTYAVGDGRLTFTNIGADIDVVPQELCELPYLRGFEDVEALAALAERFRQHEYEPGDVIVERGRPCDQVWLIAHGKVNKIGQGEYGDQTVLGTLANGEYFGAEVLAGPQGEWEFTAKAVTPVIALSLSWEDFERMNGNAGGLRAHIQRLSAPGARKQNAHGEAEIDIASGHEGEPDLPGTYADYELKPRELELSVAQTVLRIHSRVADLYNHPMDQVEQQLRLTIEALRERQEYEMVNNRDFGLLNAADLRNRIPTRNGPPTPDDLDELLSVVWKEPTAFLAHPRVIAAIGREFNKRGIYPDSIDLNGHRVPAWRGVPILPCSKIEISKHRTSSVMLLRAGENNQGVIGLHQTGLPDEYQPGLNVRFMGISEKAIISYLVSTYYSAAVLVPDALGVLEHVEIGRED, from the coding sequence GTGACTGTGACCGATTCCGACGTGGACATCGAACAGCCACGGCTGAGCCTCGGCACAGCGGCGGCCCGGAACCTGGCGACCACGACCAAGTCCGTTCCGCAGATGCAGGGCATCACCTCCCGGTGGCTGCTCAAAGTCCTCCCGTGGGTCCAGGCGCACGGCGGCGCGTACCGGGTCAACCGCCGGTTGACCTACGCCGTGGGCGACGGGCGGCTCACCTTCACCAACATCGGGGCCGACATCGACGTCGTCCCGCAGGAGCTGTGCGAACTGCCCTACCTGCGCGGCTTCGAGGACGTCGAGGCCCTCGCCGCGCTCGCCGAGCGGTTCCGCCAGCACGAGTACGAGCCCGGCGACGTCATCGTCGAGCGGGGCCGGCCGTGCGACCAGGTGTGGCTGATCGCCCACGGCAAGGTCAACAAGATCGGCCAGGGCGAGTACGGCGACCAGACCGTCCTGGGCACCCTGGCCAACGGCGAGTACTTCGGCGCCGAGGTCCTCGCCGGACCCCAGGGCGAGTGGGAGTTCACCGCCAAGGCCGTCACCCCCGTCATCGCGCTCTCCCTGAGCTGGGAGGACTTCGAGCGGATGAACGGCAACGCGGGCGGCCTGCGCGCGCACATCCAGCGGCTGTCCGCGCCGGGCGCGCGCAAGCAGAACGCGCACGGCGAGGCCGAGATCGACATCGCGTCGGGCCACGAGGGCGAACCGGACCTGCCCGGCACCTACGCCGACTACGAGCTCAAGCCGCGCGAGCTGGAGCTGAGCGTCGCCCAGACCGTGCTGCGCATCCACAGCCGCGTCGCCGACCTCTACAACCACCCGATGGACCAGGTCGAGCAGCAGTTGCGGTTGACCATCGAGGCGCTGCGCGAGCGCCAGGAGTACGAGATGGTCAACAACCGCGACTTCGGCCTGCTCAACGCCGCCGACCTGCGCAACCGCATCCCGACCCGCAACGGCCCGCCCACCCCGGACGACCTGGACGAGCTGCTCAGCGTGGTGTGGAAGGAACCCACCGCGTTCCTGGCGCACCCGCGGGTCATCGCCGCGATCGGCCGCGAGTTCAACAAGCGCGGCATCTACCCCGACAGCATCGACCTCAACGGCCACCGGGTGCCCGCGTGGCGCGGCGTCCCGATCCTGCCGTGCAGCAAGATCGAGATCAGCAAGCACCGCACCAGCTCGGTGATGCTGCTGCGCGCCGGCGAGAACAACCAGGGCGTCATCGGCCTGCACCAGACGGGCCTGCCCGACGAGTACCAGCCGGGCCTCAACGTCCGGTTCATGGGCATCAGCGAGAAGGCGATCATCTCCTACCTCGTCAGCACGTACTACTCCGCCGCGGTCCTCGTGCCGGACGCGCTGGGCGTGCTGGAGCACGTGGAAATCGGCCGCGAAGACTAG
- a CDS encoding cyclase family protein: protein MIQQAGEWSAVRRRSMLAGVVSTVGGMAVAGAGSASAAPRGLGDYKLVNLSHVNDPARTNVYPGDPEFTLTTITTVPQDGFYLQYAQQGEHTGTHWGAPAHFNADQPYADELDAEDLFLPAVKVDVREQARRDADYEVTVEDLQRWEKQHGRIPREAAVVLWTGWEDRWGTPAFFNYDSSGQMHQPGFSLAAVQWLVDTGRLGRRGALGTDTFSPEPATDTTYAVSKLLYREHRISLEVLANLAKLPETGAHVLVGGTINRRGSGSPASIYAFVPKR, encoded by the coding sequence GTGATCCAGCAGGCAGGGGAGTGGTCGGCGGTGCGCAGGCGGTCGATGCTCGCGGGTGTGGTTTCGACGGTGGGCGGCATGGCCGTGGCGGGCGCGGGGTCGGCTTCGGCCGCACCGCGCGGGTTGGGCGACTACAAGCTGGTGAACCTGTCGCACGTCAACGATCCCGCGCGGACGAACGTGTACCCGGGTGACCCCGAGTTCACCCTGACGACGATCACGACCGTGCCGCAGGACGGCTTCTACCTCCAGTACGCGCAGCAGGGCGAGCACACCGGCACGCACTGGGGCGCGCCCGCGCACTTCAACGCCGACCAGCCCTACGCCGACGAACTCGACGCCGAGGACCTGTTCCTGCCCGCCGTGAAGGTGGACGTGCGGGAGCAGGCCCGGCGCGACGCCGACTACGAGGTGACCGTCGAGGACCTCCAGCGGTGGGAGAAGCAGCACGGCCGCATCCCGCGCGAGGCGGCGGTGGTCCTGTGGACGGGCTGGGAGGACCGCTGGGGCACGCCCGCGTTCTTCAACTACGACTCGTCCGGGCAGATGCACCAGCCCGGCTTCTCGCTGGCCGCCGTGCAGTGGCTGGTGGACACCGGGCGGTTGGGGCGGCGCGGCGCGCTGGGCACGGACACGTTCAGCCCGGAGCCGGCGACCGACACGACGTACGCGGTGTCCAAGCTGCTGTACCGGGAGCACCGGATCAGCCTGGAGGTGCTGGCGAACCTGGCGAAGCTGCCCGAGACGGGGGCGCACGTGCTGGTCGGCGGGACGATCAACCGGCGCGGGTCGGGGTCGCCGGCGAGCATCTACGCGTTCGTGCCCAAGCGGTGA
- a CDS encoding acyl-CoA thioesterase — translation MRAEYRHWQRIPTRWADNDVYGHVNNVVHYAFMDTVINTWLIEKAGLDIHHGAAIGLCVESHCNYKSSISFPEAVDAGLRVGHLGRSSVRYEVGFYPEDRDDVVAEGHFVHVFVDRGSRKPVEIPAHLRTAMEGLVGA, via the coding sequence GTGCGCGCGGAGTACCGGCACTGGCAGCGGATCCCCACGAGGTGGGCCGACAACGACGTGTACGGGCACGTGAACAACGTCGTCCACTACGCGTTCATGGACACCGTGATCAACACGTGGCTGATCGAGAAGGCCGGGCTGGACATCCACCACGGCGCCGCGATCGGCCTGTGCGTGGAGTCCCACTGCAACTACAAGTCCTCGATCTCCTTCCCGGAGGCCGTGGACGCGGGTCTGCGCGTCGGGCACCTGGGCCGCTCCAGCGTGCGCTACGAGGTCGGCTTCTACCCCGAGGACCGCGACGACGTGGTGGCGGAAGGGCATTTCGTGCACGTGTTCGTGGACCGCGGGTCCCGCAAGCCGGTGGAGATCCCCGCGCACCTGCGGACCGCGATGGAAGGGCTGGTGGGCGCGTGA
- a CDS encoding SecDF P1 head subdomain-containing protein: MRALAAVLLLLLTGCTPSLVGLTPTPPAPPPGAVLHFRPVLAVSTSTTPTSITGIPRKAEPDTAAVAEARRVRQDPGLTGETVPSFSCPAEDPLAGRDDPALPLVTCGRDGSVYVLGPAELDRSHVEDAEARGEVVEVRFTVPGGVRWADFTGRNVGRRVAVVVNTLVVSAPTVQEAITGGSAQISGPFTEAEAEELAGRVTGG, from the coding sequence GTGAGGGCGCTCGCGGCGGTCCTGCTGCTCCTGCTGACCGGGTGCACCCCGTCGCTGGTCGGGCTGACCCCGACGCCGCCGGCCCCTCCGCCCGGGGCGGTGCTGCACTTCCGGCCCGTGTTGGCGGTGTCCACCTCCACCACGCCGACGTCGATCACGGGCATACCGCGCAAGGCCGAGCCGGACACGGCGGCGGTGGCCGAGGCGCGTCGGGTGCGGCAGGACCCGGGGTTGACCGGTGAGACGGTGCCGTCGTTCTCGTGTCCCGCCGAGGATCCGTTGGCCGGGCGCGATGATCCGGCGTTGCCGCTGGTGACGTGCGGGCGGGACGGCTCGGTGTACGTGCTGGGGCCGGCCGAGTTGGACCGGTCGCACGTGGAGGACGCCGAGGCTCGCGGGGAGGTGGTCGAAGTCAGGTTCACCGTTCCGGGTGGGGTGCGGTGGGCGGACTTCACCGGGCGGAACGTGGGTCGCCGGGTTGCCGTCGTGGTGAACACGCTGGTGGTGTCCGCGCCGACGGTCCAGGAGGCGATCACCGGGGGCAGTGCGCAGATCTCCGGGCCGTTCACCGAGGCCGAGGCGGAAGAGTTGGCGGGCCGCGTCACGGGTGGATGA